The following coding sequences are from one Coffea arabica cultivar ET-39 chromosome 11e, Coffea Arabica ET-39 HiFi, whole genome shotgun sequence window:
- the LOC140021327 gene encoding uncharacterized protein, whose translation MVCKRRKGNENNRIQETKEEKDETSADRLSSLPDHLNHHILSLLSIEDVWSMSLLSKRWNMLFTTFPIIDLNEDNYPSREKFVEALQLCLVRRQMVHLQKLSVQMTFPSNGEIDQLIDKILDEATKGNVQALDLRFSNGKYRSCWNTLYVLPEVIFSHCSSMKSFEVVGINLGYSYKVLNLPFLRTLSIKNALIGDEFLPKLINACPSLENLSLMRCLGLKIAKIHHNKISYFLVKCNRLLEKIEIDLPNLQRFFYKGPYLMNRAGVLVASMVGNEHEATKLDTVSLKHSRLEFKAFQDPYFKYLGTLILSDIEIVDGSFWCTNAFFPHLVSLELKCCKTLRKLHVISSTVKCLVICNCKYMDYWKIVCTNLLVLEYEGPVVKFSRPLTSNKVEVKLSLRTRFIHSHDILELHRTRDFLQMFSSAGDMTMTLIHDCEECVMMLKEVAELPLNYVKHLEVKTDEVSINLIDLFQGILSISVRFGTLLVHVDSLQIKLKLWDVDKKKASSGYNMQQANYEYALQSLQNVWITNFGGSDEEIKLVDYVLKKAINLECISVSPIAADQEN comes from the exons ATGGTATgcaaaagaaggaaaggaaatgaaaataaTAGGATTCAAGAgacaaaagaagagaaagatgaGACAAGTGCTGACAGATTAAGCTCTCTACCAGACCACTTGAATCACCATATTCTCTCATTGCTCTCTATAGAAGATGTCTGGAGCATGTCACTTTTATCCAAACGTTGGAATATGCTTTTCACAACATTTCCTATCATTGATCTCAATGAAGATAATTATCCATCTAGAGAAAAGTTTGTGGAAGCCTTGCAGCTATGCTTGGTGCGACGCCAAATGGTTCATCTCCAAAAACTCAGTGTTCAAATGACATTTCCTAGTAATGGGGAAATCGACCAACTGATAGACAAAATTCTTGATGAAGCAACCAAGGGAAATGTGCAAGCTCTTGACCTGAGGTTTTCAAATGGAAAATATCGTAGTTGTTGGAACACATTGTATGTACTTCCAGAGGTAATCTTTTCTCATTGTTCATCTATGAAATCATTTGAGGTGGTAGGCATCAACCTTGGATATTCCTACAAAGTTTTGAACTTGCCTTTCCTGAGGACTCTTTCCATCAAAAATGCTCTTATTGGAGATGAATTTCTGCCCAAGTTAATCAATGCATGTCCTTCTCTTGAAAACCTGTCTTTGATGCGTTGTCTTGGGCTTAAAATTGCCAAGATTCATCACAACAAAATAAGCTACTTTTTGGTCAAGTGTAACAGACTCTTGGAGAAAATTGAAATAGATCTACCAAACCTCCAGAGATTCTTCTATAAGGGTCCCTACTTGATGAATAGAGCTGGAGTTCTTGTAGCTTCAATGGTCGGGAATGAACATGAGGCTACGAAACTTGATACTGTGTCCTTGAAACATTCAAGATTGGAATTTAAGGCATTTCAGGACCCTTATTTCAAATATCTTGGAACACTCATCCTTTCCGATATTGAAATAGTTGATGGTTCTTTCTGGTGCACCAATGCATTTTTCCCGCACCTTGTCTCCTTGGAATTGAAGTGTTGCAAGACTCTCAGGAAACTTCATGTAATCAGCTCAACAGTTAAGTGTCTTGTCATATGTAACTGCAAATACATGGATTATTGGAAAATTGTGTGTACAAATCTCCTGGTGCTTGAGTATGAAGGGCCAGTGGTGAAGTTCTCTCGACCACTAACGTCCAACAAAGTTGAAGTAAAACTAAGTTTGAGGACGCGATTTATTCACTCCCATGATATATTGGAACTTCACCGCAcaagagattttcttcagaTGTTTTCCTCAGCAGGTGACATGACAATGACGCTCATCCATGATTGTGAAGAG TGTGTGATGATGCTCAAGGAAGTTGCTGAACTTCCACTGAATTATGTCAAGCATTTAGAAGTGAAAACAGATGAAGTATCAATTAATCTCATCGATCTTTTTCAAGGCATACTTTCTATATCAGTCCGTTTTGGGACCTTGCTCGTCCATGTGgattcacttcaaatcaagcTGAAG CTTTGGGACGTTGATAAAAAGAAGGCTTCAAGCGGTTATAACATGCAGCAAGCCAACTATGAATATGCCTTACAATCACTACAGAATGTGTGGATAACCAACTTTGGAGGAAGTGATGAAGAAATCAAGCTGGTAGATTATGTGCTTAAGAAGGCCATAAACTTGGAATGCATTTCTGTATCTCCTATAGCTGCAGATCAAGAAAATTAG